A window of the Microplitis mediator isolate UGA2020A chromosome 5, iyMicMedi2.1, whole genome shotgun sequence genome harbors these coding sequences:
- the LOC130668905 gene encoding uncharacterized protein LOC130668905, translating to MFPVNTFTESKVDLDKVYAIEWRDSDRKPKSGWKCYDGVVVDISTRKSFLEEKLSKIDGKKSPHRSVDRSRSPHRHSSGETHHKNEKGSRSVKSPRKDEKKNKSCYDNESNRGPLPSNASCSKTDPLNVHRTLSFSESVADHLNDDLILTSTESSGQTSKIGGSGVRVRSNEAVPPKKLYPIDLDKLIQDRDKTIDELKRKIDRLEEKIDAVNRLNNMSKPSTSGQRPVHHTRTSTAEKNPARPLSINEIEIGRPGSGIIITPEQWDAAQAKNTFTAMGTSLLMAVVDVSILLESNLKGEKSKIKQSTTVHKGLDSQQLAAIKCIKDRFIRDINIHILT from the exons ATGTTCCCAGTAAACACATTtac AGAATCAAAAGTTGATTTAGACAAGGTATACGCCATTGAATGGAGAGATTCAGACCGTAAGCCCAAGTCTGGATGGAAGTGCTACGATGGAGTTGTTGTTGATATCTCAa CCCGGAAATCTTTCCTTGAAGAGAAACTTTCAAAAATAGATGGAAAAAAGTCCCCACATAGATCGGTAGACCGCTCTAGAAGCCCACATCGACATTCAAGTGGAGAAACTCatcataaaaatgaaaaaggatctcGGAGTGTAAAGAGCCCAAGAAaagatgagaaaaaaaataagtcctGCTATGACAATGAGTCTAATAGAGGTCCATTACCTAGTAACGCCAGCTGCTCAAAGACAGATCCTCTTAATGTTCACAGAACA TTATCATTTAGTGAGTCAGTAGCAGATCATCTTAATGATGACTTGATATTAACAAGCACTGAATCGAGTGGCCAGACATCG aaaatcgGAGGAAGTGGAGTTCGAGTTCGGAGCAATGAAGCTGTTCCACCGAAGAAATTGTATCCGATAGACTTGGACAAACTTATTCAAG ATCGTGATAAAACTATTGATGAATTAAAGCGTAAAATTGATCGTTTGGAGGAAAAAATTGATGCGGTGAATCGGCTGAACAATATGTCAAAACCGTCAACGAGTGGTCAGCGACCAGTTCATCACACTAGAACATCAACGGCAGAAAAAAATCCTGCGAGACCATTGTCAATAAACGAA ATAGAAATTGGACGACCAGGAAGCGGTATCATCATTACGCCGGAACAATGGGACGCAGCACAGGCCAAAAATACGTTTACAGCAATGGGCACGTCCTTATTGATGGCAGTTGTAGACGTAAGTATTCTCCTGGAGAGTAATTTAAAAGGcgaaaagtcaaaaataaagCAGTCAACAACAGTGCACAAAGGACTGGATTCACAACAACTTGCTGCGATTAAATGTATAAAAGATAGATTTATTAGAGATATAAATATCCATATTCTAActtga